The following proteins are co-located in the Megalops cyprinoides isolate fMegCyp1 chromosome 15, fMegCyp1.pri, whole genome shotgun sequence genome:
- the hspa12a gene encoding heat shock 70 kDa protein 12A isoform X1: protein MTEKESTTDNVTADAICTASPAKSMGDPGITPLSPSHSMKDSDQNVPAGPTFQVVVAIDFGTTSSGYAYSFTKEPECIHTMRRWEGGDPGVSNQKTPTTILLTPDRKFHSFGYAARDFYHDLDPSESKHWLYLEKFKMKLHTTPNLSIDTDLQAANGKKVKALDIFAYALAFFKDQALKELTDQSGSEFDNADVRWVITVPAIWKQPAKQFMREAAYKSGLVPRDNPDQLIIALEPEAASIYCRKLRLHQMIDLGAKTAVNGYSPAESVGAGMTQAKEHVRRNRQSRTFLVENVIGELWSELEEGDRYVVVDCGGGTVDLTVHQIRLPEGHLKELYKASGGPYGSIGIDFEFEKLLCKIFGPDFIDQFKIKRPAAWVDLMIAFESRKRAAAPDRTNPLNINLPFSFIDYYKKFRGHSVEHALRKSNVDFVKWSSQGMLRMNPDAMNALFKPTIDHIIQHLSELFEKPEVSDIKFLFLVGGFAESPLLQQAVQSMLQGRCRIIIPHDVGLTILKGAVLFGLDPGVIKVRRSPLTYGVGVLNRYVEGKHPPDKMLVKDGTRWCTDVFDTFIAADQSVALGETVKRSYTPAKPSQQVIVIHIYCAEKEQVGFISDAGVRKCGTLRLDVSGTESPAARREIQTLMQFGDTEIRAVAVDVATSRSVKASIDFLSQ from the exons atGCCATCTGTACAGCATCCCCCGCAAAAAGCATGGGGGATCCCGGcatcacacctctctctccctcgcatTCGATG AAGGACTCGGACCAGAATGTGCCGGCAGGGCCCACCTTCCAGGTGGTGGTGGCCATCGACTTTGGCACCACGTCCAGCGGCTACGCCTACAGCTTCACCAAGGAACCGGAGTGCATCCACACCATGAG GcgctgggagggaggggaccCGGGAGTGTCCAACCAGAAAACGCCGACCACTATTCTGCTGACCCCCGATAGGAAGTTCCACAGTTTCGGGTACGCAGCCCGTGACTTCTACCATGACCTGGACCCCAGCGAATCCAAGCACTGGCTATACCTGGAGAAGTTCAAGATGAAGCTCCACACCACACCG AATCTCTCCATTGATACGGATCTTCAGGCAGCCAATGGGAAGAAAGTAAAAGCCTTGGACATATTTGCCTACGCTCTGGCATTCTTCAAGGACCAGGCGCTGAAG GAGTTGACTGACCAGTCAGGCTCGGAGTTTGACAACGCCGACGTGAGATGGGTGATCACCGTGCCGGCCATCTGGAAGCAGCCGGCCAAGCAGTTCATGAGAGAGGCAGCGTACAAG tCTGGCCTGGTTCCCCGCGACAACCCCGACCAGCTGATCATCGCCCTAGAGCCTGAGGCTGCTTCCATCTACTGCCGCAAGCTCCGCCTGCATCAGATGATCGACCTGGGCGCCAAGACCGCGGTGAACGGCTACAGCCCCGCGGAGAGCGTGGGAGCAGGGATGACACAGG CCAAGGAACATGTCCGGCGCAATCGGCAGAGCCGCACCTTTTTGGTGGAAAATGTCATAGGAGAGCTTTGGTCGGAGCTGGAAGAAG GTGACCGGTACGTGGTGGTGGACTGCGGGGGAGGCACGGTCGACCTCACGGTTCACCAGATCCGGCTTCCAGAGGGACACCTGAAAGAGCTCTACAAAGCCTCAG GCGGTCCCTACGGCTCCATCGGCATCGACTTCGAGTTTGAGAAGCTCCTCTGCAAGATCTTCGGGCCGGACTTCATCGACCAATTCAAGATCAAGCGGCCGGCGGCCTGGGTGGACCTGATGATCGCTTTCGAGTCCCGGAAGAGGGCGGCCGCACCGGACAGGACCAACCCCCTCAACATCAACCTGCCCTTCTCCTTCATTGACTACTACAAGAAGTTCCGCGGCCACAGCGTGGAGCACGCACTGCGCAAAAGcaa cGTGGACTTTGTGAAGTGGTCTTCCCAGGGCATGCTGCGGATGAACCCGGACGCCATGAACGCCCTCTTCAAGCCCACCATAGACCACATCATCCAGCACCTCA GTGAGCTGTTTGAGAAGCCGGAAGTGTCCGACATCAAGTTCCTGTTCCTGGTGGGCGGCTTCGCCGAGTCGCCCCTGCTACAGCAGGCGGTGCAGAGCATGCTGCAGGGCCGCTGCCGCATCATCATCCCGCACGACGTGGGCCTGACCATCCTCAAGGGGGCGGTGCTCTTCGGCCTGGACCCCGGCGTCATCAAGGTGCGCCGCTCGCCGCTCACCTACGGCGTGGGCGTGCTCAACCGCTACGTGGAGGGCAAGCACCCGCCCGACAAGATGCTGGTGAAGGACGGCACGCGCTGGTGCACCGACGTCTTCGACACCTTCATCGCCGCCGACCAGTCGGTGGCGCTGGGCGAGACGGTGAAGCGCAGCTACACGCCGGCCAAGCCCTCGCAGCAGGTGATCGTCATCCACATCTACTGCGCGGAGAAGGAGCAGGTGGGCTTCATCAGCGACGCCGGGGTGCGCAAGTGCGGCACGCTGCGGCTGGACGTGAGCGGCACCGAGAGCCCCGCCGCGCGCCGCGAGATCCAGACGCTCATGCAGTTCGGGGACACGGAGATCCGCGCCGTGGCCGTCGACGTGGCCACCTCCCGCAGCGTCAAGGCCAGCATCGACTTCCTCAGCCAGTAG
- the hspa12a gene encoding heat shock 70 kDa protein 12A isoform X2: MTEKESTTDNVTADAICTASPAKSMGDPGITPLSPSHSMKDSDQNVPAGPTFQVVVAIDFGTTSSGYAYSFTKEPECIHTMRRWEGGDPGVSNQKTPTTILLTPDRKFHSFGYAARDFYHDLDPSESKHWLYLEKFKMKLHTTPNLSIDTDLQAANGKKVKALDIFAYALAFFKDQALKELTDQSGSEFDNADVRWVITVPAIWKQPAKQFMREAAYKSGLVPRDNPDQLIIALEPEAASIYCRKLRLHQMIDLGAKTAVNGYSPAESVGAGMTQGDRYVVVDCGGGTVDLTVHQIRLPEGHLKELYKASGGPYGSIGIDFEFEKLLCKIFGPDFIDQFKIKRPAAWVDLMIAFESRKRAAAPDRTNPLNINLPFSFIDYYKKFRGHSVEHALRKSNVDFVKWSSQGMLRMNPDAMNALFKPTIDHIIQHLSELFEKPEVSDIKFLFLVGGFAESPLLQQAVQSMLQGRCRIIIPHDVGLTILKGAVLFGLDPGVIKVRRSPLTYGVGVLNRYVEGKHPPDKMLVKDGTRWCTDVFDTFIAADQSVALGETVKRSYTPAKPSQQVIVIHIYCAEKEQVGFISDAGVRKCGTLRLDVSGTESPAARREIQTLMQFGDTEIRAVAVDVATSRSVKASIDFLSQ, encoded by the exons atGCCATCTGTACAGCATCCCCCGCAAAAAGCATGGGGGATCCCGGcatcacacctctctctccctcgcatTCGATG AAGGACTCGGACCAGAATGTGCCGGCAGGGCCCACCTTCCAGGTGGTGGTGGCCATCGACTTTGGCACCACGTCCAGCGGCTACGCCTACAGCTTCACCAAGGAACCGGAGTGCATCCACACCATGAG GcgctgggagggaggggaccCGGGAGTGTCCAACCAGAAAACGCCGACCACTATTCTGCTGACCCCCGATAGGAAGTTCCACAGTTTCGGGTACGCAGCCCGTGACTTCTACCATGACCTGGACCCCAGCGAATCCAAGCACTGGCTATACCTGGAGAAGTTCAAGATGAAGCTCCACACCACACCG AATCTCTCCATTGATACGGATCTTCAGGCAGCCAATGGGAAGAAAGTAAAAGCCTTGGACATATTTGCCTACGCTCTGGCATTCTTCAAGGACCAGGCGCTGAAG GAGTTGACTGACCAGTCAGGCTCGGAGTTTGACAACGCCGACGTGAGATGGGTGATCACCGTGCCGGCCATCTGGAAGCAGCCGGCCAAGCAGTTCATGAGAGAGGCAGCGTACAAG tCTGGCCTGGTTCCCCGCGACAACCCCGACCAGCTGATCATCGCCCTAGAGCCTGAGGCTGCTTCCATCTACTGCCGCAAGCTCCGCCTGCATCAGATGATCGACCTGGGCGCCAAGACCGCGGTGAACGGCTACAGCCCCGCGGAGAGCGTGGGAGCAGGGATGACACAGG GTGACCGGTACGTGGTGGTGGACTGCGGGGGAGGCACGGTCGACCTCACGGTTCACCAGATCCGGCTTCCAGAGGGACACCTGAAAGAGCTCTACAAAGCCTCAG GCGGTCCCTACGGCTCCATCGGCATCGACTTCGAGTTTGAGAAGCTCCTCTGCAAGATCTTCGGGCCGGACTTCATCGACCAATTCAAGATCAAGCGGCCGGCGGCCTGGGTGGACCTGATGATCGCTTTCGAGTCCCGGAAGAGGGCGGCCGCACCGGACAGGACCAACCCCCTCAACATCAACCTGCCCTTCTCCTTCATTGACTACTACAAGAAGTTCCGCGGCCACAGCGTGGAGCACGCACTGCGCAAAAGcaa cGTGGACTTTGTGAAGTGGTCTTCCCAGGGCATGCTGCGGATGAACCCGGACGCCATGAACGCCCTCTTCAAGCCCACCATAGACCACATCATCCAGCACCTCA GTGAGCTGTTTGAGAAGCCGGAAGTGTCCGACATCAAGTTCCTGTTCCTGGTGGGCGGCTTCGCCGAGTCGCCCCTGCTACAGCAGGCGGTGCAGAGCATGCTGCAGGGCCGCTGCCGCATCATCATCCCGCACGACGTGGGCCTGACCATCCTCAAGGGGGCGGTGCTCTTCGGCCTGGACCCCGGCGTCATCAAGGTGCGCCGCTCGCCGCTCACCTACGGCGTGGGCGTGCTCAACCGCTACGTGGAGGGCAAGCACCCGCCCGACAAGATGCTGGTGAAGGACGGCACGCGCTGGTGCACCGACGTCTTCGACACCTTCATCGCCGCCGACCAGTCGGTGGCGCTGGGCGAGACGGTGAAGCGCAGCTACACGCCGGCCAAGCCCTCGCAGCAGGTGATCGTCATCCACATCTACTGCGCGGAGAAGGAGCAGGTGGGCTTCATCAGCGACGCCGGGGTGCGCAAGTGCGGCACGCTGCGGCTGGACGTGAGCGGCACCGAGAGCCCCGCCGCGCGCCGCGAGATCCAGACGCTCATGCAGTTCGGGGACACGGAGATCCGCGCCGTGGCCGTCGACGTGGCCACCTCCCGCAGCGTCAAGGCCAGCATCGACTTCCTCAGCCAGTAG